A window of the Scleropages formosus chromosome 21, fSclFor1.1, whole genome shotgun sequence genome harbors these coding sequences:
- the cfap73 gene encoding coiled-coil domain-containing protein 42 homolog → MSLNVDDYFRTVYEQRLRAKVSLPDLKTGDTRKLDKLEEVKDVERVLTAQREDFRRRTESLRRRRKELDEKEEQLKESLFKFNKFLKENDAKRGRALKKASEEKDLARQKQAEVELLEQEVLVLQKRRETMRVKVQRKAVYRDFLHRVTKSSTKFGEIWELVARFDTLLATREQLLGRESEGRQLGEALRQQHRRFVDEQSDRILRYNNQLSELQTRLEQVRSLALKWEATWNHIQSISARETLLLGQIKVTTLNLFHMMGGQTDDENGVGIGDTLGQLDRIELFVQDQTGILHHLQGRDSKSDPNVNPNAK, encoded by the exons ATGTCTCTGAACGTGGACGACTACTTCCGAACCGTGTACGAGCAGCGGCTGCGCGC CAAGGTGTCCCTGCCGGACCTCAAGACAGGAGACACTCGAAAGCTGGACAAGCTGGAGGAGGTGAAGGACGTGGAGCGCGTGCTGACCGCACAACGAGAG GACTTCAGGAGGAGGACGGAGAGCCTGCGGCGGCGCAGAAAGGAGCTGGACGAGAAAgaggagcagctgaaggagtCCCTCTTCAAATTCAACAAGTTCCTCAAA GAGAACGACGCCAAGCGTGGCCGAGCCCTGAAGAAGGCCTCCGAGGAGAAGGACTTGGCGCGGCAGAAACAGGCTGAAGTCGAGCTTCTGGAGCAGGAGGTCCTGGTACTGCAGAAGAGGAGGGAAACGATGCGAGTCAAAGTGCAGAGGAAGGCCGTCTACAGAGACTTCTTGCACAGGGTCACCAAGAGCTCCACAAAG TTTGGCGAGATCTGGGAGCTCGTCGCCCGCTTCGACACCCTGCTGGCCACGCGAGAGCAGCTGCTCGGCAGGGAGAGCGAGGGCCGGCAGCTCGGGGAGGCCCTGCGGCAGCAGCACCGGCGCTTCGTCGACGAACAGAGCGACCGCATCCTGCGGTACAACAACCAGCTGTCAGAGCTGCAAACACGGCTGGAGCAGGTCCGCTCGCTGGCCTTAAAGTGG GAGGCCACGTGGAACCACATACAGTCCATATCGGCCAGAGAGACCCTTCTGCTGGGCCAAATCAAGGTGACGACCCTTAATCTCTTCCACATGATGGGTGGCCAGACGGACGACGAGAACGGCGTGGGCATCGGGGACACGCTGGGGCAGCTGGACAGG